In Streptomyces sp. DG2A-72, one genomic interval encodes:
- a CDS encoding GNAT family N-acetyltransferase, whose product MPDLRLEPVTGDAMLEQWRHVHNAIVPPAAMDLDEVRERSGRYRLENAYLGDELVGCSTVRPPEGENAIATVIARVLPRYRRRGLGNALYEKGLAHARVLGADVIETCVPAANEDGVRFAETRGFVEVERYVLPGANDLWIDLRLATSGR is encoded by the coding sequence GTGCCTGACCTCCGCCTGGAGCCGGTGACCGGCGACGCCATGCTCGAACAGTGGCGGCACGTGCACAACGCGATCGTGCCGCCCGCCGCCATGGATCTCGACGAAGTGCGGGAGCGCAGTGGCCGCTACCGGCTGGAGAACGCGTATCTCGGCGACGAACTCGTGGGGTGCTCCACCGTGCGGCCGCCCGAGGGCGAGAACGCCATCGCGACGGTGATCGCGCGCGTGCTGCCCCGGTATCGGCGGCGGGGACTCGGGAACGCTCTGTATGAGAAAGGGCTCGCCCACGCGCGCGTGCTGGGCGCCGATGTGATCGAGACCTGCGTGCCGGCCGCCAACGAGGACGGGGTGCGGTTTGCCGAGACACGCGGATTCGTGGAGGTCGAGAGGTATGTGCTGCCGGGTGCGAACGACCTGTGGATCGACCTCCGCCTCGCCACCTCCGGACGGTAA